The following proteins are encoded in a genomic region of Terriglobales bacterium:
- a CDS encoding type II toxin-antitoxin system RelE/ParE family toxin yields MSIKPPGGQRKQRAWSTQIEIVWSPLARARLQEIRAYVELDKPEAAERLATRIVAIVEALRNHPNLGRAGNEPGIRELVIGGTPYIVLYRIRGKRITISTVWHGAQRKNR; encoded by the coding sequence GTGTCGATAAAGCCGCCTGGGGGCCAGCGAAAACAGCGCGCGTGGTCGACCCAGATAGAAATCGTCTGGTCTCCGCTGGCGCGAGCACGGTTGCAGGAAATTCGGGCTTACGTGGAGTTAGATAAGCCCGAGGCAGCCGAGCGATTGGCCACACGCATTGTCGCCATCGTTGAAGCTCTGAGGAATCATCCTAATCTGGGGCGGGCAGGAAACGAGCCCGGGATCCGCGAGTTAGTCATCGGCGGGACTCCTTACATTGTCCTTTATCGAATACGAGGTAAGCGTATTACCATCAGTACGGTCTGGCATGGAGCGCAGCGTAAAAACCGCTAG
- a CDS encoding CopG family ribbon-helix-helix protein — MANTRSATLSIRLKPATKKRLAKLAKESGRSANFLISDAVESYVADQERMLAEIAQADRQAKSGHYIKHEDMKAWLLSWGTNQELPPPKCVCGKSHDDEAPCR; from the coding sequence ATGGCGAACACACGAAGCGCAACTCTCAGCATTCGTCTCAAGCCGGCAACCAAGAAACGGTTGGCGAAGTTGGCCAAAGAGTCTGGCCGCAGCGCAAATTTTCTTATTTCAGATGCGGTAGAGTCCTACGTCGCCGACCAGGAAAGAATGCTGGCGGAGATCGCCCAAGCCGACAGGCAGGCCAAATCGGGCCACTACATTAAACACGAGGACATGAAGGCATGGCTCCTCTCCTGGGGCACCAACCAGGAACTGCCGCCGCCGAAATGCGTTTGTGGTAAAAGTCACGACGATGAGGCGCCGTGTCGATAA
- the polX gene encoding DNA polymerase/3'-5' exonuclease PolX — translation MSQPPRSLDNKSVATLFYETAELMQVKGDDPFRIRSYQRAAEAIESLGEPIAGLVVDEKKLLAIPGIGKSMAGHLQQLFKDGKLKPHTELLEKYHPSMLELLKIQGLGPKTIALIWDAYKICDLAGVEGLAREGKLRTLPRMGEKAEQKILKGIEDYRRISGRFHLDVADETAQKIMEYLGGTPGVDKITPAGSLRRGRETIGDLDLLVTGKACSNEKQLDALKQKILAFPGIMEVIAQGENKVSFKLRSGMQVDVRLLPPESFGAAMQYFTGSKSHNVSLRQRALKMGFTLNEYGLTTLKGEKRVAGKTEEEIYAKLGLDLIPPEMRENCGEIDLAEEHKLPALITQDDIQGDVHMHTVETDGRNTIEEMAEAGTKQGYKYIAITDHSKNLAFANGLDDKRAEAHIKRIRKVSSHASGIKIFAGIEVDILADGELDLSDDVLAQMDVVIASVHSHFQQPPEQMTERLLRTLENKHVSILGHPTGRQLLRRDAFQFDMNAILNAAAKNKVAMELNAYPERLDLNDIHLRMARERGVKIVINTDSHHVSHLEKIRYGILQARRAWLTKKDVLNTLPADQFAKAMKRHWPAT, via the coding sequence ATGAGCCAACCACCGCGCTCCCTGGATAACAAATCCGTCGCCACCCTGTTCTACGAAACCGCCGAACTCATGCAGGTTAAAGGCGACGATCCTTTTCGCATACGCTCCTACCAGCGCGCCGCCGAGGCCATTGAATCGCTGGGCGAGCCCATCGCCGGTCTGGTTGTCGATGAAAAAAAGCTGCTCGCGATCCCCGGAATCGGCAAGAGCATGGCCGGCCATCTGCAGCAACTGTTTAAAGACGGCAAGCTGAAGCCGCATACCGAGCTGCTGGAAAAATATCATCCCAGCATGCTGGAGCTGCTGAAGATCCAGGGACTCGGTCCCAAGACCATCGCGCTCATCTGGGACGCCTACAAAATCTGCGATCTGGCCGGTGTAGAAGGGCTGGCGCGCGAGGGCAAGCTGCGCACCCTGCCCCGCATGGGTGAGAAGGCGGAGCAAAAGATCCTGAAAGGCATTGAGGATTACCGCCGCATCTCGGGACGCTTTCATCTCGACGTGGCCGACGAAACCGCGCAGAAGATCATGGAATACCTGGGCGGCACGCCGGGTGTAGACAAAATTACTCCTGCCGGCTCGCTTCGCCGCGGACGCGAAACGATTGGCGACCTCGATCTGCTGGTTACCGGCAAAGCCTGCTCCAATGAAAAACAGCTTGATGCGCTGAAACAAAAAATCCTCGCCTTCCCCGGCATCATGGAAGTCATCGCCCAGGGAGAGAACAAAGTCAGCTTCAAGCTGCGCAGTGGCATGCAGGTGGATGTCCGCCTGCTTCCCCCGGAATCGTTCGGAGCGGCCATGCAGTACTTCACCGGATCGAAATCGCACAACGTTTCTTTGCGCCAGCGCGCCCTTAAAATGGGTTTCACCCTGAATGAATATGGGCTGACCACACTCAAGGGCGAGAAACGCGTCGCGGGAAAGACCGAAGAAGAAATTTATGCCAAGCTGGGGCTCGACCTGATCCCGCCTGAGATGCGCGAGAACTGCGGCGAAATCGATCTGGCGGAAGAACACAAGCTGCCCGCACTGATTACCCAAGATGACATCCAGGGCGACGTGCACATGCACACCGTCGAAACCGACGGACGCAACACTATAGAAGAGATGGCCGAGGCCGGTACCAAGCAGGGATACAAATATATCGCCATCACCGACCACTCCAAGAATCTCGCCTTTGCCAATGGTCTCGATGACAAGCGCGCCGAGGCTCACATCAAACGGATCCGCAAAGTGTCGAGTCACGCCAGTGGCATCAAGATTTTCGCCGGCATCGAAGTGGATATCCTCGCCGACGGTGAGCTCGATCTTTCTGACGATGTTCTGGCGCAGATGGATGTGGTCATCGCCAGCGTGCACTCCCATTTTCAGCAGCCGCCCGAGCAGATGACCGAGCGCCTGCTGCGTACGCTGGAAAACAAGCATGTATCTATTCTCGGCCATCCTACAGGACGCCAATTGCTTCGCCGCGACGCCTTCCAGTTTGATATGAACGCTATCCTGAATGCCGCAGCTAAAAACAAAGTTGCCATGGAGTTGAACGCCTATCCCGAACGCCTCGATTTGAATGATATTCACTTACGCATGGCGCGCGAGCGCGGCGTGAAGATCGTCATCAATACCGATTCGCACCACGTCTCTCACCTGGAAAAAATCCGCTATGGCATTTTGCAGGCTCGCCGCGCCTGGCTCACAAAGAAAGACGTGCTCAACACGCTGCCCGCTGATCAGTTCGCTAAGGCCATGAAGAGACACTGGCCGGCGACGTGA
- a CDS encoding phosphatase PAP2 family protein, whose amino-acid sequence MLRSSAFGLLLCAALALVLPLQIASAQNTLLPTAQDTSVPPAQNPQGCTDPSSADSCTPTPAPSQPAKPPVCGLTHLDRCAVDILHDQAGIWTSPLRLQSHDSVWLVPFAAATGVALVYDKQALQNLGSSRNQINISNKVSDLGSGYTLVGEGAGLFLIGSLTHNEHLTETGRLGIEAIIDASIVGEGLKLATNRQRPDTGNGSGAFWPNGMRNYSLNSSFPSGHAIATWAFARVVASEYPNKLVDLGVYAVATAVSVSRVTGRHHFPSDALVGSALGYLIGGYVVRHHSSKYKDPAYSFLPIVDQRTHTYGMTLRFLSH is encoded by the coding sequence ATGCTCCGTTCATCCGCGTTTGGCTTGCTTTTATGCGCAGCTTTGGCGCTTGTTCTTCCGCTGCAGATCGCCTCTGCTCAAAACACGTTGCTTCCTACTGCTCAAGACACGTCTGTTCCTCCTGCTCAAAACCCGCAAGGATGCACCGATCCGTCATCGGCCGATTCATGTACGCCCACGCCTGCGCCGTCGCAGCCGGCCAAGCCACCGGTCTGCGGCTTGACTCACCTGGATCGCTGCGCGGTTGACATTCTCCACGATCAGGCCGGAATCTGGACAAGCCCTTTGCGGCTCCAGTCGCACGACTCCGTCTGGCTCGTGCCATTTGCCGCCGCCACCGGAGTTGCCCTGGTTTACGACAAACAAGCCCTGCAAAACCTGGGGAGCAGCCGGAATCAAATCAATATCAGCAACAAAGTTTCTGACCTTGGCTCAGGCTACACGCTTGTCGGGGAGGGTGCGGGGCTGTTCCTCATCGGCTCGCTTACGCACAATGAGCACCTCACAGAAACCGGACGCCTTGGGATCGAGGCGATCATTGACGCTTCGATCGTAGGTGAAGGATTGAAGCTTGCAACCAACCGCCAGAGGCCTGACACGGGGAATGGCAGCGGCGCGTTCTGGCCTAACGGTATGCGCAACTACTCGTTGAACAGCTCGTTCCCCTCAGGACACGCCATCGCCACCTGGGCTTTCGCCAGAGTGGTGGCATCAGAGTATCCGAATAAGCTGGTGGATCTGGGAGTCTATGCGGTGGCCACGGCGGTCAGCGTAAGCCGTGTAACCGGGCGCCATCACTTTCCTTCGGACGCGCTGGTGGGCAGCGCCTTAGGGTACTTGATCGGAGGTTACGTCGTCCGCCACCACTCCAGTAAGTACAAAGACCCGGCGTATTCTTTTCTGCCGATTGTCGATCAACGGACGCATACCTATGGTATGACCCTGCGATTCTTGTCACACTGA
- a CDS encoding bifunctional 4-hydroxy-2-oxoglutarate aldolase/2-dehydro-3-deoxy-phosphogluconate aldolase, which translates to MNKQEVRARIEQVGIIPAVRVSSAEDARFAAETVNRGGIPVAEITVTVPGAMEVISDLSRRIPEMVVGAGTVLDIEIARRCLDAGAKFLTSPGLVLDVMEFAVKNEVVVIPGALTPTEVITAWKAGADMVKIFPCAQVGGDSYIRALKAPLPQVPLVASGGVNQQTALNFVLAGAAALGIGTELIPKEAVQRRQAERILELARRFTKLVKEARNRMSAQ; encoded by the coding sequence GTGAACAAGCAGGAAGTTCGCGCTCGCATCGAGCAGGTCGGCATCATTCCCGCAGTTCGCGTGTCTTCTGCCGAGGATGCACGCTTTGCCGCCGAAACCGTCAACCGCGGCGGTATCCCGGTCGCGGAAATCACCGTGACTGTGCCTGGAGCCATGGAAGTAATCTCCGATTTGTCACGCAGGATTCCGGAAATGGTCGTGGGCGCTGGAACGGTCCTAGATATAGAAATAGCGAGACGCTGTTTGGATGCCGGGGCAAAATTCTTGACCAGCCCCGGACTCGTTCTGGACGTCATGGAGTTCGCAGTAAAAAATGAGGTTGTCGTTATTCCCGGCGCGTTGACACCAACCGAAGTCATTACGGCGTGGAAGGCCGGCGCCGACATGGTCAAGATCTTCCCCTGCGCGCAGGTAGGCGGTGACAGTTATATCCGGGCGCTGAAGGCGCCGCTGCCGCAGGTACCATTAGTTGCCTCAGGAGGCGTAAACCAACAAACGGCTTTGAATTTCGTTCTGGCGGGGGCAGCCGCGCTCGGCATAGGCACAGAGTTGATCCCGAAAGAAGCTGTGCAACGCAGGCAGGCAGAACGCATCCTTGAGTTGGCACGCAGGTTCACGAAGTTGGTGAAGGAGGCGCGCAACCGCATGTCGGCACAATGA
- a CDS encoding CusA/CzcA family heavy metal efflux RND transporter, whose translation MIRKIVDFSLENRFFVLTAALILLGWGAISFHQLPVEAYPDVANNYVEIITQWPGISAEQIEQQVTIPLETVMNGVPHVVHLRSFSLFGLSDVKLIFDDEEENAWNRERVLERLSQVSLPPGVVPQMGTDWSPVGQIYWFTLKSTNPNYDVMELKAIEDWVIEKNFKAVPNVVDVASFGGPTREYQVRIDPDKLVSYGLSLSQVEQQLTNNNANAGGSFVEAGLQQINVREVGLVRNVRDIENTVIMTKSGTPLRVKDIAVVAQGPKIRLGQTARAIIRENGKIIDNDDVVSGIVLLRKGANADEALAGIHSKVKELNDHILPPGVKVVSFIDRSDLVHYTTHTVLHNLTEGIILVVVILFLFLGNARGALIVALTVPFSLLFAATCLQLKGIPANLLSLGALDFGMVVDGAVVMVENIVRHMGHGGATYKTPMERIREAAHEVQRPVFYAIAIIITAYLPIFTLQRVEGRLFHPMAWTVAFALLGALVFSMLIAPVLSSVLFRKGVTEWRNPVLELLKTRYRTAVKWAIEHRLVTVGGAVLGVLISLYLTVGGVIGSEFLPHLDEGALWVRGTLAPSTGPSEGIRVMNQARVVLCSFPEVTQCWSQVGRPDDGTDTTGFFNTEYFVDLKPKEKWRPVFHEDKERLIAAMQRELDKIPGVVWGFSQPIADNMEEAVSGVKGELAVKIYGDDLKLLETMADQVVNTMRQVNGIEDLGVFRALGQPNLNIEVDRQQAARYQINVADVQDAIQTAVGGTALTQVLQGEQRYDLVMRYLPQYRNTKEAIENIRLLSPTGERVSLAQLCKITEQDGGSEIYREGNQRYVAIKYSVRGRDLGGAVEEAIKKVNAQVQLPRGYHLDWAGEYESEQRAEARLLVIVPLTLLLIFGILYTMFRSLKWALLILGNVAMAPIGGLLALLFTGTHFSVSSGVGFLALFGVSVQTGVIMLEYINQLRARGHTVEDAAIDGAVLRLRPIIMTMLVATFGLLPAALSRGIGSDSQRPFAIVIVGGLVGALLLSIFLLPTLYVWFAKEGDKLPEPEPDFEESA comes from the coding sequence ATGATTCGCAAGATTGTTGATTTCTCGCTGGAGAACCGCTTTTTTGTCCTCACAGCGGCACTTATACTGCTTGGCTGGGGAGCGATCTCGTTCCACCAGCTTCCCGTCGAAGCCTATCCCGACGTTGCCAATAACTATGTCGAGATCATCACGCAGTGGCCGGGAATTTCCGCAGAACAAATCGAGCAGCAGGTCACAATTCCTCTTGAGACGGTGATGAACGGCGTCCCCCATGTCGTTCATTTGCGTTCGTTCTCCCTTTTTGGGCTTTCCGATGTAAAGCTGATTTTCGACGATGAAGAGGAGAATGCCTGGAACCGGGAGAGGGTCCTCGAACGGCTTTCGCAAGTGAGCTTGCCGCCGGGCGTCGTGCCCCAGATGGGTACGGATTGGAGCCCCGTCGGCCAAATCTACTGGTTCACGCTGAAGAGCACGAATCCAAATTACGACGTGATGGAATTGAAGGCAATTGAGGATTGGGTGATCGAGAAAAACTTCAAGGCCGTGCCCAACGTGGTTGATGTTGCCAGCTTCGGTGGTCCGACCCGCGAATATCAGGTGCGCATTGATCCCGACAAACTGGTCTCCTACGGTCTCAGCCTGTCCCAGGTGGAGCAACAGCTCACCAACAACAATGCCAATGCGGGCGGCAGCTTCGTCGAAGCCGGTCTGCAGCAAATCAACGTTCGGGAAGTGGGGCTGGTCAGAAATGTGCGCGATATCGAAAACACGGTCATTATGACCAAGAGTGGCACCCCACTGCGCGTAAAGGATATCGCCGTCGTTGCTCAAGGCCCGAAGATCCGGCTCGGACAGACTGCGCGAGCCATCATTCGAGAAAACGGCAAGATCATTGATAATGACGACGTGGTTTCAGGCATCGTGCTCTTACGTAAAGGCGCAAATGCGGACGAGGCACTCGCAGGAATCCACTCGAAGGTTAAAGAGCTGAATGATCACATTTTGCCTCCGGGCGTAAAGGTAGTTTCATTTATTGATCGCAGCGACCTGGTCCACTACACGACGCATACCGTGCTGCATAACCTTACGGAAGGCATCATTCTGGTCGTGGTCATACTCTTTCTGTTTCTCGGGAATGCTCGCGGAGCGTTGATTGTTGCACTCACGGTCCCATTTTCGTTGTTGTTTGCCGCGACATGTCTCCAGTTGAAGGGCATTCCCGCAAACCTGCTCTCCCTGGGCGCGCTGGATTTCGGAATGGTTGTGGACGGCGCGGTCGTCATGGTGGAGAACATCGTCCGCCACATGGGCCATGGCGGCGCCACCTACAAGACGCCGATGGAGCGCATCCGCGAAGCGGCCCACGAAGTCCAGCGGCCTGTGTTCTACGCCATCGCGATCATCATTACCGCCTACTTGCCAATCTTCACTCTGCAGCGGGTCGAAGGACGCCTGTTCCATCCCATGGCCTGGACCGTGGCCTTTGCGCTCCTTGGCGCGCTCGTGTTTTCCATGCTGATCGCGCCCGTTCTATCCAGCGTGTTGTTCCGCAAAGGCGTGACCGAATGGCGCAATCCCGTATTGGAACTCTTGAAAACGCGCTATCGCACCGCTGTGAAATGGGCAATCGAGCATCGTTTGGTGACCGTGGGCGGAGCAGTTCTTGGCGTGCTCATCTCCCTTTATCTCACCGTGGGCGGAGTGATCGGCTCTGAGTTTCTGCCTCACCTGGATGAGGGCGCACTTTGGGTCCGCGGCACCCTCGCTCCGAGCACGGGACCTAGTGAAGGTATCCGGGTAATGAACCAGGCCCGCGTCGTGCTTTGTTCTTTTCCCGAAGTTACTCAATGCTGGAGCCAGGTGGGGCGCCCCGACGATGGAACGGATACCACGGGTTTTTTTAATACCGAGTACTTCGTGGACTTGAAACCCAAGGAAAAATGGCGGCCTGTGTTTCACGAAGACAAGGAAAGACTGATCGCCGCGATGCAGCGCGAACTGGATAAAATTCCTGGCGTCGTCTGGGGTTTTTCGCAGCCCATCGCCGACAATATGGAGGAAGCAGTCAGCGGAGTCAAAGGCGAGCTCGCCGTGAAGATTTACGGTGATGACCTCAAACTTCTCGAGACCATGGCCGATCAGGTCGTCAATACCATGCGCCAGGTCAACGGAATTGAGGACCTTGGAGTCTTTCGAGCTCTGGGTCAACCTAACCTCAATATCGAGGTGGACCGCCAACAGGCGGCGCGCTATCAGATCAACGTCGCAGACGTTCAGGATGCCATCCAGACCGCTGTTGGAGGCACCGCTCTGACGCAGGTGTTGCAAGGTGAGCAGCGCTACGACCTGGTAATGCGTTACCTTCCGCAGTACCGCAACACCAAGGAAGCCATTGAGAACATTCGCTTGCTATCACCGACCGGAGAACGGGTCTCGCTCGCCCAACTCTGCAAAATTACGGAACAGGATGGCGGCTCGGAAATCTACCGTGAAGGTAACCAGCGCTACGTCGCTATCAAGTACAGTGTGCGCGGGCGCGACCTTGGCGGCGCCGTTGAGGAAGCGATCAAGAAAGTAAACGCGCAGGTCCAACTGCCGCGCGGGTACCACCTGGACTGGGCGGGAGAGTACGAAAGTGAACAGCGCGCCGAAGCGCGTCTGTTGGTCATCGTGCCGCTGACCCTGCTCTTGATTTTTGGAATTCTCTATACGATGTTTCGTTCGCTCAAATGGGCGCTGCTCATCCTGGGTAACGTGGCCATGGCGCCGATCGGCGGACTGCTTGCGCTTTTGTTCACGGGAACGCACTTCAGCGTTTCCTCGGGCGTCGGCTTCCTGGCTCTTTTCGGAGTCTCGGTGCAAACCGGCGTCATCATGCTGGAGTATATTAATCAGCTACGCGCGCGGGGTCACACGGTGGAAGACGCTGCTATTGACGGAGCGGTCCTGCGCCTTCGCCCCATCATCATGACGATGCTGGTAGCGACGTTCGGCTTGCTGCCTGCCGCACTCTCGCGCGGTATCGGGTCAGACTCGCAGCGGCCCTTCGCTATCGTCATTGTTGGAGGGCTGGTTGGAGCGCTGCTGCTGAGTATCTTCTTGCTCCCGACCTTGTACGTGTGGTTTGCGAAGGAAGGCGACAAGCTCCCTGAACCGGAGCCGGACTTTGAGGAGAGCGCATAG
- a CDS encoding efflux RND transporter periplasmic adaptor subunit — MKKRFFYYFVGALSLLGVCLLLAACGEGQADVKAEAPPPPKVEHESNVNIVKVDHPEQFPLATAAEHQSVSTLTVTGVVNPDVSRNVPVISLASGRVVDIRARLGDQVKKGQLLMRVQSADISTAFSDYQKSVNDERLARTQLERAKILYDKGAIAQKDMEVAEDAEQNAKADLEAKADRLRVLGVNKDHASGSGIVDVVAPVSGVITDQQVTNAAGVQALSGPNPFTISDLSYVWILCDVHENELSNIRLGDYADIHLNAYPDQLLKGRIDNIGAVLDPNIRTAKVRLQVQNSGLLRVGMFATATFYGKKPERRAAVPASAVLHLRDRNWVFMPLADGQFQRVEVTAGEMLPENMQEIISGIVPGQQVAANALVLQNTVEQ, encoded by the coding sequence ATGAAGAAACGTTTTTTTTACTATTTCGTCGGGGCACTTTCATTGCTGGGCGTCTGTCTTCTCCTCGCTGCGTGCGGAGAAGGGCAGGCAGATGTGAAGGCCGAAGCGCCGCCTCCGCCCAAGGTTGAGCACGAATCCAATGTCAACATCGTCAAGGTGGACCATCCCGAGCAGTTCCCGCTTGCCACCGCCGCCGAACATCAATCGGTAAGCACCCTGACGGTGACAGGAGTAGTGAACCCGGATGTGTCGCGCAATGTGCCGGTCATCTCGCTTGCCTCGGGCCGGGTTGTGGACATCCGCGCGCGCTTGGGCGACCAAGTCAAGAAGGGCCAATTGCTGATGCGAGTTCAGAGCGCGGATATCTCCACGGCATTTTCGGATTACCAGAAATCCGTCAACGACGAGAGGCTGGCCCGGACGCAACTGGAGCGGGCTAAGATTCTCTACGACAAGGGTGCAATCGCCCAGAAGGACATGGAAGTCGCCGAAGACGCAGAGCAGAACGCCAAGGCCGATCTGGAGGCGAAGGCGGACCGCCTGCGTGTTCTTGGCGTGAACAAAGATCATGCCAGTGGAAGTGGAATTGTGGATGTGGTGGCCCCGGTGTCGGGGGTCATCACCGATCAGCAAGTCACCAACGCGGCCGGGGTTCAGGCGCTCTCCGGGCCGAACCCGTTCACCATCTCGGACCTCTCGTACGTCTGGATACTGTGCGATGTGCATGAAAACGAACTATCCAATATTCGCCTGGGCGACTACGCCGACATTCATCTGAATGCCTATCCCGACCAGCTCCTGAAGGGCCGGATTGACAACATTGGGGCGGTGCTCGATCCCAACATCCGCACCGCCAAGGTAAGGCTGCAAGTTCAAAATTCGGGACTCCTGCGCGTAGGAATGTTTGCTACCGCCACGTTCTACGGCAAAAAGCCGGAGAGACGGGCTGCTGTACCAGCGAGCGCTGTATTGCATTTACGTGACCGTAACTGGGTCTTCATGCCTTTAGCCGATGGACAGTTCCAGCGCGTCGAAGTTACCGCTGGAGAGATGCTTCCGGAAAACATGCAGGAGATCATCTCGGGCATTGTGCCGGGGCAGCAGGTGGCCGCGAACGCCCTGGTGCTGCAAAACACGGTGGAACAGTAG
- a CDS encoding TolC family protein, producing MTRKKDVCGIPWAPLKLAEQNGIMESTMRNKLFFYFALILCSSQGWAQAQPPAPAPLTLNWDQVRQRFEQNNPTLLADKVSIDESKAQEITAYLRPNPQLTLSNDGTQLARYKGVWQPFTGTMLVSSFSYLHERQHKRELRLESAQKATGIAVSTHADLDRTLLFNLRSDFVQTLQAKAVLARAQDNLEYYDHVLDVSRTRYKAGDIAQVDLDRLELQQSQYESDLQAAEESLKTAKIQLLTLLNDRTPVAQFDVTGPFDFTDQLPPLDEFRKIALDTRPDLKAAVEAVDKAQTDHKLAVANGSTDPTVSAWYSYNPSFNNPFDHQTIGTSVSIPLRIFDRNQGEKLRTQLDINRNQRLLDATQAQVFSDVDSSYATLESDLTLLRPYKTKYLQQAVRVRDIITFSYQRGGASLLDFLNAQSEYRSVELNYINLVGSYLMAANQLNLAVGKEVIP from the coding sequence ATGACTAGAAAAAAAGATGTGTGCGGCATTCCCTGGGCGCCTTTAAAGCTGGCAGAACAAAATGGAATCATGGAATCAACGATGCGAAACAAGCTCTTCTTCTACTTTGCGCTGATACTCTGCAGCTCGCAGGGCTGGGCCCAGGCGCAACCGCCGGCCCCAGCGCCCTTGACTCTAAATTGGGACCAGGTCCGCCAGCGCTTTGAACAGAACAACCCGACGTTGCTGGCAGACAAGGTGAGTATTGATGAATCCAAGGCGCAGGAGATCACCGCGTATCTGCGCCCCAACCCGCAGCTCACCCTGTCGAACGATGGCACCCAACTCGCTCGTTACAAAGGAGTCTGGCAACCGTTCACCGGCACCATGCTTGTAAGCAGCTTCAGCTATCTGCATGAGCGCCAGCACAAGCGCGAATTGCGCCTGGAGAGTGCACAGAAGGCAACCGGAATCGCGGTCTCGACCCACGCTGATCTTGATAGGACCCTGCTTTTCAACTTGCGCAGCGACTTTGTGCAAACCCTGCAGGCCAAAGCGGTGCTGGCGAGGGCGCAAGACAACCTGGAATACTACGACCACGTACTCGACGTAAGCAGGACAAGGTACAAGGCCGGTGATATCGCGCAGGTTGATCTCGACCGCCTGGAATTGCAGCAGTCACAATACGAGTCTGACCTGCAAGCCGCGGAAGAGAGCCTGAAGACGGCGAAGATACAACTGCTAACGCTCTTGAACGACCGTACGCCAGTCGCGCAATTCGACGTGACGGGTCCATTTGACTTCACCGACCAACTACCGCCGCTCGATGAGTTCCGCAAGATCGCCCTGGACACGCGGCCCGATTTGAAAGCGGCCGTCGAAGCCGTAGACAAAGCCCAAACCGATCACAAGCTCGCAGTTGCCAACGGTTCAACGGATCCTACCGTCAGCGCGTGGTATTCCTACAATCCCTCGTTCAACAATCCGTTTGACCACCAAACTATCGGTACCAGTGTCAGCATCCCCCTCCGCATCTTCGACCGCAACCAGGGAGAGAAGCTGCGCACGCAACTGGACATTAATCGAAACCAACGGCTGCTCGATGCCACCCAGGCGCAGGTGTTCAGCGATGTGGATTCTTCTTATGCAACGCTGGAGAGCGACCTCACCCTGCTGCGTCCATACAAAACCAAGTATTTACAACAAGCGGTCCGCGTGCGGGACATCATCACCTTCTCTTATCAGCGCGGCGGCGCTTCGCTGCTCGATTTCCTGAACGCGCAGAGTGAATACCGGAGCGTGGAGCTGAATTACATCAACCTGGTCGGCTCTTATTTAATGGCGGCGAATCAATTGAACCTTGCCGTGGGTAAGGAGGTAATTCCATGA